A single window of Streptomyces sudanensis DNA harbors:
- a CDS encoding SurA N-terminal domain-containing protein: protein MHRRRRTALSVSAALLAAAPLLTACGGDAHPGAAAVVGGDRIETAALQAQVRQVRSAQEASPQAEQLIRATGTLSREKLNGMIFDRVVEKVAADAGVTASRKEVQETRRAAARQYGGEAQLAAMLLQQQGTTPGEVDGMVRRGILMDKIAAKHGVSHTPEGQKKLAALFGAASRDLAVEVNPRYGTWDHDGIRLGDHQPPWLRQVTRDPAATPAGA, encoded by the coding sequence TTGCACCGCCGCCGTCGCACCGCGCTCTCCGTGTCCGCCGCCCTCCTCGCCGCGGCCCCCCTCCTCACCGCCTGCGGGGGCGACGCCCACCCGGGCGCGGCGGCCGTCGTCGGCGGCGACCGGATCGAGACGGCCGCGCTCCAGGCGCAGGTCCGGCAGGTCCGCTCGGCCCAGGAGGCGTCGCCGCAGGCCGAGCAGCTGATCCGCGCCACCGGCACCCTGAGCCGCGAGAAGCTCAACGGCATGATCTTCGACCGGGTGGTGGAGAAGGTCGCCGCCGACGCCGGGGTCACGGCCAGCCGCAAGGAGGTCCAGGAGACCCGGCGCGCCGCCGCCCGCCAGTACGGCGGGGAGGCGCAGCTCGCCGCGATGCTGCTCCAGCAGCAGGGCACCACCCCCGGCGAGGTCGACGGGATGGTCCGGCGCGGCATCCTCATGGACAAGATCGCCGCGAAGCACGGGGTGTCCCACACCCCCGAGGGCCAGAAGAAGCTCGCCGCCCTGTTCGGTGCCGCCTCCAGGGACCTCGCCGTCGAGGTGAACCCCCGGTACGGCACCTGGGACCACGACGGCATCCGGCTCGGCGACCACCAGCCCCCCTGGCTCCGCCAGGTCACCCGGGACCCGGCGGCCACCCCGGCGGGCGCGTAG
- a CDS encoding GtrA family protein: MTGTSGQIVRFALVGVVNTGTYYGCYLLLLACGLPYVAAHVAAFLLSMTGSFFLNSHFTYRTRPTWRKFLLFPLTNAANFVITTAGVWLLVGVAGLSSRYAPLLAAAAAIPVTFLVSRAVMLRPENPKGRESLTEVAPK, translated from the coding sequence ATGACCGGCACCAGCGGCCAGATCGTCAGGTTCGCCCTGGTCGGGGTGGTGAACACCGGCACCTACTACGGCTGCTACCTGCTGCTCCTGGCGTGCGGCCTGCCGTACGTCGCCGCGCACGTCGCCGCGTTCCTGCTGTCGATGACCGGCTCGTTCTTCCTCAACAGCCACTTCACCTACCGCACCCGCCCCACCTGGCGGAAGTTCCTGCTCTTCCCCCTGACCAACGCCGCGAACTTCGTGATCACCACCGCCGGGGTCTGGCTGCTGGTCGGCGTGGCGGGCCTGTCCAGCCGGTACGCGCCGCTGCTCGCCGCGGCGGCCGCCATCCCCGTCACGTTCCTCGTCTCCCGGGCGGTCATGCTGCGCCCGGAGAACCCGAAGGGCCGCGAATCGTTGACGGAAGTGGCTCCGAAGTAG
- a CDS encoding YfhO family protein codes for MRDVSESRAPSSVPRACGAAALFAVFAVCAGDAASRTFPFGSRTRAVNDLGNQFVPFHAHLWDLLHGRAGAGPLNWRSGYGTSLLPDLGTYLTSPFAPLVAVFPRERIDLAVYVVTVLKIGAAAAAMALVLLRQRRGGRWGAAALGAAYALCGWAVAEASYNPMWLDGLIAFPLLCLVAEWVRLGRRPVLGPVVVAVCWVANFYTAYMATLGAALVLLARGGTRPRVLGRAAGTVLLGIGLAAPVLVPVFLGSRHAYPGWTRDFDPARWTDLAARVLPATYGFFTPALFLGAGALLLAAALP; via the coding sequence ATTCGGGACGTGTCCGAGTCCCGTGCCCCTTCGTCCGTCCCGCGCGCCTGCGGTGCGGCGGCGCTGTTCGCCGTGTTCGCCGTCTGCGCGGGCGACGCCGCCTCCCGCACCTTCCCCTTCGGGTCGCGCACGCGCGCCGTCAACGACCTCGGCAACCAGTTCGTGCCGTTCCACGCCCACCTGTGGGACCTGCTGCACGGACGTGCCGGGGCCGGGCCGCTGAACTGGCGGTCGGGGTACGGGACCAGTCTGCTGCCGGACCTGGGCACCTATCTGACCAGCCCGTTCGCCCCGCTCGTCGCGGTGTTCCCGCGCGAGCGGATCGACTTGGCCGTGTACGTGGTGACGGTGCTGAAGATCGGCGCGGCGGCGGCGGCCATGGCGCTGGTGCTGCTGCGGCAGCGGCGGGGCGGCCGGTGGGGGGCGGCCGCGCTGGGCGCCGCGTACGCGCTGTGCGGCTGGGCGGTGGCGGAGGCGTCGTACAACCCGATGTGGCTGGACGGGCTGATCGCCTTCCCGCTGCTGTGCCTGGTCGCCGAGTGGGTGCGCCTGGGGCGGCGGCCGGTGCTGGGGCCCGTGGTGGTCGCCGTGTGCTGGGTGGCCAACTTCTACACCGCGTACATGGCGACGCTGGGCGCGGCGCTGGTGCTGCTCGCGCGCGGCGGGACGCGGCCCCGGGTGCTGGGGCGGGCCGCGGGGACGGTGCTGCTGGGGATCGGGCTCGCCGCGCCCGTGCTGGTACCGGTGTTCCTCGGGTCGCGGCACGCCTATCCGGGGTGGACGCGCGACTTCGACCCGGCGCGGTGGACGGACCTGGCGGCCCGGGTGCTGCCGGCGACGTACGGCTTCTTCACGCCGGCGCTGTTCCTGGGGGCGGGGGCGCTGCTGCTGGCCGCCGCGCTGCCG
- a CDS encoding nucleoside triphosphate pyrophosphohydrolase — MNAQAADTPGTGRIVLITTSHRVAPGVLSWPAWQTLRTADAVLCSDPGHPQLPYLREAGIAVEAAKPTARELVDACAGGRTVAVLASGEGDRDLTDGLARLAGSGRAALPELELLPGSYDLPGARLLDLVEVMDRIRRECPWSSRQTHRGLAKYAIEEAYELVEAIEDGDREELREELGDVLLQVVFHARIAEEAQEEPFSLDDVAGGLVEKLIHRHPHVFGEETAETPEQVKEHWLRTKAVEKRRTSVTDGVPLGQPGLALAAKLAGRVRSAGLDVPPPSGDGVGYALLEAAVRAEADGVDPEAALRAAARAYRDAIRAAEGHPAG; from the coding sequence GTGAACGCTCAAGCCGCAGACACCCCCGGAACCGGCCGCATCGTCCTGATCACCACCAGCCACCGGGTGGCCCCCGGCGTGCTGTCCTGGCCGGCCTGGCAGACCCTGCGCACCGCCGACGCGGTGCTGTGCTCCGACCCCGGCCACCCGCAGCTGCCGTACCTCCGCGAGGCCGGGATCGCCGTCGAGGCGGCGAAGCCCACCGCGCGGGAACTGGTCGACGCCTGCGCCGGGGGCCGCACGGTCGCCGTCCTCGCGTCCGGCGAGGGCGACCGGGACCTCACCGACGGACTGGCCCGCCTCGCCGGCTCCGGCCGCGCCGCCCTGCCCGAGCTGGAGCTCCTGCCCGGCTCCTACGACCTGCCCGGCGCCCGCCTCCTGGACCTCGTCGAGGTGATGGACCGCATCCGCCGCGAGTGCCCCTGGTCGTCCCGCCAGACCCACCGGGGCCTCGCCAAGTACGCCATCGAGGAGGCGTACGAGCTGGTCGAGGCGATCGAGGACGGCGACCGGGAGGAACTGCGGGAGGAACTCGGCGACGTCCTCCTCCAGGTCGTCTTCCACGCCCGGATCGCCGAGGAGGCGCAGGAGGAGCCGTTCTCCCTCGACGACGTGGCGGGCGGCCTGGTCGAGAAGCTGATCCACCGCCACCCGCACGTCTTCGGCGAGGAGACCGCCGAGACGCCCGAGCAGGTCAAGGAGCACTGGCTGCGCACCAAGGCCGTCGAGAAGCGCCGCACCTCCGTCACGGACGGCGTCCCCCTGGGCCAGCCGGGCCTCGCCCTCGCCGCGAAGCTCGCGGGCCGGGTCCGCAGCGCCGGCCTGGACGTCCCGCCGCCGTCCGGCGACGGCGTCGGCTACGCCCTGCTGGAGGCGGCCGTCCGCGCGGAGGCGGACGGCGTGGACCCCGAGGCCGCGCTGCGCGCGGCGGCCCGCGCGTACCGCGACGCGATCCGCGCGGCGGAGGGCCACCCGGCCGGCTGA
- a CDS encoding helix-turn-helix domain-containing protein, with translation MAARLGATGRRLELGIQLRQLRENCPPVEKERAKGMTRKEAVRGLKDISEATLARIENGEINFRRNLGNLRALLKRYSVTDPELVDQLVELNREAPGEDWLTQYVRFMPTGMPHFVGLEAEAVTITAYHPTLVYGLLQTERYAKALLETHRPVEDTTAESVKRNLEIRMQRKHRVLHPENRAPARLRIILGEAALRIPYGDEDVMREQYREIIRLTQEEHVSVQVMPFRRGYRSTNDFTILNLGSLPSRVQTDNAWGAVSTSDKPREVDRFSRRFDAMVGVALGVEETIDFLERLAEG, from the coding sequence GTGGCAGCAAGGCTTGGCGCTACCGGCCGGCGTCTGGAACTCGGCATCCAGCTCAGGCAACTACGCGAGAACTGCCCCCCGGTCGAGAAGGAACGAGCCAAGGGCATGACCCGGAAGGAGGCGGTCCGCGGGCTCAAGGACATCTCGGAAGCGACGTTGGCCCGCATCGAGAACGGCGAGATCAACTTCCGTCGCAACCTGGGCAACCTCCGCGCACTGCTGAAGCGGTACAGCGTCACCGACCCCGAGTTGGTCGATCAGCTCGTCGAACTGAACCGCGAGGCGCCGGGAGAGGACTGGCTGACTCAGTACGTCCGCTTCATGCCGACGGGCATGCCGCACTTCGTCGGACTCGAAGCGGAGGCCGTAACGATCACCGCCTACCATCCGACCCTGGTGTACGGCCTTCTCCAGACAGAGCGATACGCGAAGGCCCTGCTGGAGACGCATCGACCGGTCGAAGACACCACCGCGGAATCCGTCAAGCGCAATCTGGAAATCCGAATGCAGCGGAAGCACAGGGTTCTGCATCCCGAGAACCGCGCCCCCGCCAGATTGCGCATCATCCTGGGAGAGGCCGCCCTGCGCATCCCGTACGGCGACGAGGACGTCATGCGGGAGCAGTACAGGGAGATCATCCGCCTGACCCAGGAGGAGCACGTATCCGTGCAGGTCATGCCGTTTCGGCGCGGCTACCGCTCCACCAATGACTTCACGATCCTGAACCTGGGGTCTCTGCCGTCCCGAGTTCAGACCGACAACGCCTGGGGCGCCGTCTCGACGTCGGACAAGCCTCGGGAAGTGGACCGGTTCTCACGCCGGTTCGACGCGATGGTGGGCGTAGCCCTCGGGGTTGAGGAAACCATCGATTTCCTGGAACGACTAGCCGAAGGGTGA
- a CDS encoding DUF4190 domain-containing protein has protein sequence MSHPMQQPPYGAPHPAPPAPAAPPNNGLGTAALVLGIIGVVFALIPLLFWLGGILGLLAVILGAVGVGRAKRGAATNKGVAIAGTVLGLVGLILSVVIGIATVMAVNEAVDDINKELTNTAPKDTSGGDKGSAAPAAPGDAKSGEVPETLAADETIIYDDDLKITVSAAKPYTPSDTSVGHAAGNKAYQVTVVVENGSKQKFDTDLVLLEARAGTEGVTAEQVFDSGLDGVTGSLAPGKKATGTYAFSAPADAKTLTVEVTPGFEHEAQQWELKF, from the coding sequence ATGTCCCACCCCATGCAGCAGCCCCCGTACGGCGCGCCGCACCCCGCTCCGCCCGCCCCGGCCGCGCCGCCGAACAACGGTCTCGGCACGGCCGCGCTGGTGCTCGGCATCATCGGTGTGGTCTTCGCGCTCATCCCGCTGCTGTTCTGGCTGGGCGGCATCCTCGGCCTGCTCGCCGTGATCCTGGGCGCGGTCGGCGTCGGCCGCGCCAAGCGCGGTGCCGCCACCAACAAGGGCGTGGCGATCGCCGGCACGGTCCTGGGCCTGGTGGGGCTGATCCTCTCCGTGGTGATCGGGATCGCCACGGTCATGGCCGTGAACGAGGCCGTGGACGACATCAACAAGGAGCTGACCAACACCGCCCCGAAGGACACCTCCGGCGGCGACAAGGGCTCGGCCGCCCCGGCGGCCCCGGGCGACGCGAAGAGCGGCGAGGTGCCCGAGACGCTGGCCGCCGACGAGACGATCATCTACGACGACGACCTGAAGATCACGGTCTCCGCGGCGAAGCCCTACACGCCGAGCGACACCTCGGTCGGCCACGCCGCGGGCAACAAGGCGTACCAGGTCACCGTCGTCGTCGAGAACGGCAGCAAGCAGAAGTTCGACACCGACCTGGTGCTCCTGGAGGCCCGCGCCGGCACGGAGGGCGTCACCGCCGAGCAGGTCTTCGACAGCGGCCTGGACGGCGTCACCGGCTCCCTCGCCCCCGGCAAGAAGGCCACCGGTACGTACGCCTTCAGCGCCCCCGCCGACGCGAAGACCCTCACCGTCGAGGTCACCCCGGGGTTCGAGCACGAGGCGCAGCAGTGGGAGCTGAAGTTCTGA
- a CDS encoding glycosyltransferase family 2 protein — MLISIVVPCFDEEEIIARFHEHVTEELGRLAVDFELVYVDDGSRDRTLEILQERAAADPRVRYVSFSRNFGKEAAMLAGLRHAAGDAVVIMDADLQHPPRLVARMLELHADGYDQVVARRTREGDRVTRTLLARGYYRVVNRLVDVELADGVGDFRLLSRRAVDAVLELTEYNRFSKGIFAWVGFPTTTFEYQNETREQGRSKWTFRKLLNYGLDGLLSFNDKPLRAALYLGFLLLSAASLYAAWIVGDALLNGVDTPGYVTLLVAVTALAGVQMVMVGLIGEYVGRIYYEVKRRPHFLVKAANTGAPRTRPSPGEYSRR; from the coding sequence GTGCTGATCTCGATAGTGGTGCCCTGCTTCGACGAAGAGGAGATCATCGCCCGGTTCCACGAGCACGTGACCGAGGAATTGGGCCGCCTCGCGGTCGACTTCGAACTCGTCTACGTGGACGACGGAAGCCGCGACCGCACCCTGGAGATCCTCCAGGAGCGGGCCGCCGCCGACCCGCGCGTCCGCTACGTCTCCTTCAGCCGGAACTTCGGCAAGGAGGCGGCCATGCTCGCCGGGCTCCGCCACGCGGCCGGCGACGCGGTGGTCATCATGGACGCCGACCTCCAGCACCCGCCGCGCCTCGTCGCCCGCATGCTGGAACTCCACGCCGACGGCTACGACCAGGTCGTCGCCCGCCGCACCCGCGAGGGCGACCGGGTCACGCGCACCCTGCTGGCCCGCGGCTACTACCGGGTGGTCAACCGGCTCGTCGACGTGGAGCTCGCCGACGGCGTCGGGGATTTCCGGCTGCTGTCCCGCCGGGCCGTCGACGCGGTGCTGGAACTCACCGAGTACAACCGCTTCTCGAAAGGGATCTTCGCCTGGGTCGGATTCCCCACCACGACGTTCGAGTACCAGAACGAGACACGCGAGCAGGGCCGCTCGAAATGGACGTTCCGCAAACTCCTCAACTACGGCCTCGACGGCCTGCTGTCCTTCAATGACAAACCGCTCCGGGCCGCCCTCTACCTGGGCTTCCTCCTCCTCTCCGCGGCCTCCCTCTACGCGGCGTGGATCGTCGGCGACGCCCTCCTCAACGGCGTCGACACCCCCGGCTACGTCACCCTCCTGGTCGCCGTCACCGCCCTCGCCGGCGTCCAGATGGTCATGGTCGGCCTGATCGGGGAGTATGTGGGCCGCATCTACTACGAGGTGAAGCGGCGCCCCCACTTCCTGGTGAAGGCGGCGAACACCGGCGCACCGCGCACCCGACCGTCCCCCGGGGAGTACAGCCGAAGATGA
- a CDS encoding DUF397 domain-containing protein, with protein sequence MKGINTIRATSGSVPESAWFKSSYSDGTGNNCVEVADLGSAGRVGIRDSKDKRRAGLAVPADAWSSFVGMLRGTTIEP encoded by the coding sequence GTGAAAGGCATCAATACCATACGCGCGACTTCCGGGTCGGTTCCTGAAAGTGCATGGTTCAAGTCGTCCTACAGCGACGGTACGGGCAACAACTGCGTCGAGGTGGCGGACCTCGGCTCGGCCGGCCGAGTCGGCATCCGCGACTCCAAGGACAAGCGACGCGCGGGTCTGGCCGTGCCCGCCGACGCCTGGTCGTCGTTCGTCGGCATGCTGCGCGGCACCACCATCGAGCCGTAG
- a CDS encoding ATP-binding protein, with translation MGAAGRRFEVLFLPAEHRVGQMRDITAIYLRQWSLAPVVEDAVLVVSELVTNAVRHGTGAVGLRVSAGAEELRIEVHDGSTVPARLRAAGEEEESGRGLFLVDALARAWGVSEDGTMTWCALALTDRRP, from the coding sequence GTGGGAGCTGCCGGGCGTCGGTTCGAGGTGTTGTTCCTTCCGGCTGAGCACCGTGTCGGGCAGATGCGTGACATCACCGCCATCTACCTGCGCCAGTGGTCCCTTGCCCCGGTGGTCGAGGACGCCGTACTGGTCGTCTCCGAACTCGTCACCAACGCGGTCCGCCACGGCACCGGAGCGGTCGGGCTCAGGGTGAGTGCCGGTGCTGAGGAGTTGCGCATCGAGGTCCACGACGGCAGTACCGTCCCGGCGCGGCTGCGGGCCGCCGGTGAGGAGGAGGAGAGTGGTCGCGGGTTGTTCCTCGTGGACGCTCTCGCACGGGCCTGGGGGGTGAGCGAGGACGGCACGATGACGTGGTGCGCCCTCGCCCTCACCGACCGGAGGCCGTGA
- a CDS encoding ATP-binding protein, giving the protein MPRPATSTRDLDVVRTSAPDPQPPAAVDHRPAGPGLVACFAPSDHRVGHMRRITASHLRHHGCAALIDDAVLVVSELVTNAIRHGRGEVGLKVTVLTGELLIEVGDRSTAPARLRTAGDDDDDGRGLLLVTALARTWGVSDDGTTTWCTLALPERRP; this is encoded by the coding sequence ATGCCCCGACCTGCCACGAGCACAAGGGACCTCGACGTCGTACGAACGTCCGCCCCGGACCCGCAGCCCCCCGCGGCGGTCGATCACCGGCCGGCCGGGCCCGGCCTCGTGGCCTGCTTCGCCCCGTCCGACCACCGCGTGGGGCACATGCGCCGGATCACCGCCTCCCACCTCCGCCACCACGGCTGTGCCGCACTGATCGACGACGCCGTACTCGTCGTCTCCGAACTGGTCACCAACGCGATCCGGCACGGTAGGGGCGAGGTCGGACTGAAGGTGACCGTCCTCACCGGTGAACTGCTCATCGAGGTCGGCGACCGCAGCACCGCCCCGGCACGGCTCCGCACCGCCGGCGACGACGACGACGACGGTCGCGGCCTGCTGCTCGTCACCGCCCTCGCACGGACCTGGGGCGTCAGCGACGACGGCACGACCACCTGGTGCACCCTCGCGCTCCCCGAGAGAAGGCCATGA
- a CDS encoding HNH endonuclease family protein, producing the protein MPTAARAARRPLAAALAAAVLALSGCTADGEGGAGTGTDAPAGSALAAVDTLTVKGRAPKTGYEREKFGRPWADTDGNGCGTREDVLARDAVDVRHKDGDRCKVARGVIERDPYTGRRIEFRRGDGKVDVDHVVALSDAWQKGAHRWDAAKRLRFANDPLNLLAVDSSANRRKGDGDAATWLPPSQAFRCRYVARQVAVKKKYEVWVTAAERDAMRRVLNGCPREPLP; encoded by the coding sequence ATGCCGACCGCAGCCCGCGCCGCCCGCCGCCCCCTCGCCGCCGCGCTGGCGGCCGCCGTCCTCGCCCTGTCCGGGTGCACGGCGGACGGGGAGGGGGGCGCGGGCACCGGCACCGACGCGCCCGCCGGTTCCGCGCTCGCCGCCGTCGACACGCTCACCGTCAAGGGCCGGGCGCCCAAAACGGGGTACGAGCGGGAGAAGTTCGGCCGCCCCTGGGCCGACACGGACGGCAACGGCTGCGGCACCCGTGAGGACGTCCTCGCACGGGACGCCGTCGACGTGCGCCACAAGGACGGCGACCGGTGCAAGGTGGCGCGGGGCGTCATCGAGCGGGACCCCTACACGGGGCGGCGGATCGAGTTCCGGCGGGGCGACGGCAAGGTCGACGTGGACCACGTGGTCGCCCTGTCCGACGCCTGGCAGAAGGGCGCCCACCGGTGGGACGCGGCCAAGCGCCTGCGCTTCGCCAACGACCCGCTGAACCTGCTCGCCGTCGACTCGTCCGCCAACCGCCGCAAGGGCGACGGCGACGCGGCGACCTGGCTGCCGCCGTCGCAGGCGTTCCGCTGCCGGTACGTGGCGCGGCAGGTCGCGGTGAAGAAGAAGTACGAGGTGTGGGTCACCGCCGCCGAGCGGGACGCGATGCGGCGCGTCCTGAACGGCTGCCCGCGCGAGCCGCTGCCCTGA